A stretch of DNA from Rathayibacter sp. VKM Ac-2762:
GGGGTGCCGGTAGCGGTCCGGGGAGATGTCCCACGGGTCGCGGCCGAGCAGCTCCGCGACGGCGCGGAACACGTAGCTCTCGATCAGCATGCGCTGGTGCCACTCGTCGCGGCGGTGCAGCTTCGCCAGGCGCTCGATCGGCACGCGGTAGAGCGTGATGCGGCGCGCGGCGTGGTCGACGCGCCACCGCGCGATGCCCGTGCCCTGCAGCCGGTCGGGGTCGACGTCGGGAGTCGCCGCGACGTCGACGCGGATGCGGGCGAGCTCCTCCGGCCAGGTGCCGCGGAGGTAGTCGAAGGCCGAGCCGATCGTCGCCTCGAAGAAGTCGGAGCGGGTCTGCAGCAGGGGGAGGTGCGGACCGGTGATCGGCCCTCGTGCGCCGCGGCCGTGCCGGTCGCGGGAGCCTCCGCGCGACCCGCTCGTCGGGCGAGCGGCGGAACGACGAGCACGGGGCATGGCTCCAGCCTATTGCTACTGTGGGCGGCGATGACCGGACGGCACTGCTCGCGGACGGGCTGCCGCGCGCAGGCCGTCGTCACGCTGACCTACGACTACCGCGACTCGCTGGTGGCGGTCGGGCCGCTGAGTCCTGCGCCGGATCCGCACGGCTACGACCTCTGCGCCGAGCACGACCGGCGGCTCCTCGTCCCGCGCGGCTGGGAGACCGTCCGCTACGGCGCGGGGCCCGCCTAGGCCGCTGCCGCGCGCGTCAGGGCCGCTCGGGGAAGCCGCGCGGCGTGCTCGAGAGCACGGGGGCCAGCCGCTCGAGGCGCTGGTCGGACAGGAGCAGGGCGCGCTCCTCCCGTGCCCGGCGGAGTGCGGCCACGGCGAGGAGGAAGTCCTCCGCGGGCGCGGCGGGCAGCGGGGAGACGTGGACGGCGGTCTCGTCGGCCAGCGCGGCGGCGAGCTGCGAGCGCGAGGGCTCCGTCATGCCGTGGCGCTGGCGGAGGAACTGCGCCAGTCGGCGCGCCAGGGCGTCGGGGAGGCGCGCGGTGTCCGCCGTGACGGCCCAGCCCCGCAGCGGCTCCGGGATCTCGACGACCAGCGGCTCCGCACGGGGGACGCGCTCGAGCTGGCTGTGCGTGCCGGCGAGGACGTCGCCGAGACGGCGCGATCGGCGGGAGAGGAGGCCGACGACCGCGGCGAGCCCGCCGAAGGTCATCAGGATCTCGAGGACGCCGGTGAGACCGCGCACGAGGGCGTGCCGGAAGCCGATGGAACCGCCGTCGTCGCGGACGACGCGAGCGCCGACGGTGAGCTTCCCGAGCGAGCGGCCGCGACTGGCCGTCTCGACGGTGACCGGCACGATCACCACGGCGATGACGAGGGCCGCGATCGCCACGGCGGCCGAGGCGGCGGGGTCCAGGCCGCCGTCCCCGGAGAGGGAGGAGACCAGCAGGAACAGGCCCAGCGCGAGCAGGAGCTCCGCGATCAGGTCGATGATCGCGCCGACCGCGCGGAGCACGAACGAGGTGACGGGCACCTCGAGCGCGATCGCCTCGCCGGTGATCAGGTCGGCGTCGTCGAACTCGGTGCGCTGCTCCTCCACGGTGCTCCTCCCGGATGCTCGGCCTCGGCGGCGTGCCTGGCTATCCTGTCAGGAGATGGACATCGACGCTCTCTCGGCCGCCCGCACTGCGCAGTGGACCCGCCTCGACGAGCTCTCGCGTAGGCGCCGCCTGACCGGAGCCGAGGCGGACGAGCTGATCGAGCGCTACCAGGCGGCCTCTGCCGACCTCGCCACGATCTCCTCCACCGCCGGATCGACGGCCGTCGGCACGCGGCTCGCCGTCTCGCTCTCGCGGGCTCGGGGACGCCTGACCGGCACGCGAGACGAGCCGCTCGCCGCGGTCTCCCGCTTCGTCGTCCTCTCGCTCCCGGCCGCTCTGCACCGGCTGCGCTGGCTGACGCTCGCCGTCGCCCTCGCGACCGCGGTGGTGGCGACGCTCTACGCGCTCTGGATCCTCGGCGACCCGCGCCTGCTCGCCGCGCTGGGCGACGACGAGGAGCTGCGGCGCTTCGCCCGAGGCGACTTCATCGACTACTACTCCGAGAACCCCGCCGCCTCGTTCGCCGGGCAGGTCTGGACCAACAACGCCTGGATCGCGGCGCAGTGCGTGGCCTTCGGGATCGTCGGCGTCTACGTGCCGTACATCCTGCTGCAGAACGCGCAGAATCTCGGCACATCGATCGCGGTGATGTTCCACGTGGGGGAGGGCGACACGTTCTTCCTCTACATCGCGCCGCACGGCCAGCTCGAGCTGACGGCCGTGTTCGTCGCCGCGGCTGCGGGCCTGCGGATCTTCTGGGCCTGGATCGCTCCCGGCGCGCGCACCCGCGGCCAGGCGCTCGCCGAGGACGCGCGGAGCCTGTTCACGGTGGCGATCGGCCTGGTCTTCGTGCTGCTCGTCTCGGGCGTGATCGAGGGGTTCGTCACTCCGGCGCCCTGGCCATGGTGGCTCAAGATCGGGATCGGGGCGCTCGCCCTCGGCGCGTTCCTCTTCTACATGATCGTCGTCGGCGGGCGCGCGGTGCGGGCGGGGGAGACGGGCGACCTCGACCGGTTCGAGGCCGGGTCGCGGAGCATCGCGGCCGGCTGAGCCGAGCCGGACGAGCGCGGCCGTCGAGTCGCGCTCCCGGGTGCGGCGACGGCCCCTCTCGCAGGTCAGAGCCGTCCGGCCGCCTTGAGCGCGAGGTAGCGGTCCGCGAGCGCCGGCGGGAGCGCGGAGGGGCTGCCGAGCACGACGTCCCCGCCGAGACGGCGGACGGCGGCCGAGAGCCGGTCGACGTCCGCGAGCGAGCGCTCCGCGGCGGCGGCGGAGTAGACCGCGGCCCGGTCGCTCCGGTCCTCCGCCATCCGCTGCAGCTCGGGGTCGAGCGCACAGGCGACCACGACCGTGTGCACGCGGGTGAGCTGCGGGAGCACCGCGAGGAGCCCCTCCGCCGAGCCGACCGAGTCGAGCGCGGTGAGGAGGACCACCAGCGAGCGCTGGGAGGCCAGGGTGCGCACCTGCGCGGGGACCGCCGCCCAGTCGGTCTCGATGAGCTGGGGCTGCACGGGGGCGAGGGCGTCCACGACGCGGGTCAGCACCTCCGTGCCGGTGGCGCCGTGCACGCGGGCTCGCCGGGTGCGGTCGAACGCGAGCACGTCGACCCGGTCGCCGGCCGAGGCCGCGAGGGCCGCCAGGAGGAGTGACGCCTCGATCGCCGTGTCCAGGCGCGGCTCGTCCTCGATCCGGGCGGCGGACGTGCGGCCCGTGTCGAGCACGACGATCACGCGCCGGTCGCGCTCCGGGCGCCAGGTGCGGACGACCGGCTCCCGGCGCCGCGCGGTCGCCCGCCAGTCGAGCGAGCGGACGTCGTCGCCGCGGACGTACTCGCGCAGGCTGTCGAACTCCGTTCCCTGCCCGCGGATCATCACGCTGGTCCGCCCCTCCAGCTCGCGCAGCCGCGCCAGGCGCGAGGGCAGGTGGCGACGGGAGCGGAAGGCGGGCAGCACCCGGACGACGGCCGGCGCGGCCCGCGTCGCCTGGCGGCCGGCCAGCCCGAGCGGCCCGCGGGAGCGGATGGTGACGTGGAGTGCCCGGCGCTCGCCGCGGCGGAGCGGCTCCAGGACCGTGGTCACCGCGCGGCGCTCGCCCGGCGGCAGACGCAGGGACGACCGGGTCTCGAGGGCGCCGGCCGAGGGCTCCCAGGCGTCGCGGAGGACCCCCGTGATCCTCCTGCGGCCGGTGCTCGTGACCAGGAGGGTCGCCTCGGTCCGCTCGCCGAGCCGCACCCGGTCCGGCACCCGCCGCTCGAGCACGACGGCCCGGGGCGAGCCCGCGACCGCGACGTCGATCCCGACGAGGACCGCCCAGGCCAGGAGCCAGAGGCCGAGCACGGCGAAGGCGACCTCGGGGCGGCCGCCCAGGAGGACGACCGGCACCAGGCCGACGAGGAGGACGAGGACGCTGCGTCCGGTGAGGTGCACGGCTCAGACCGGGACGCGGACCTGCTGCAGGATCCCGCCCAGGACGGCCTCGGTGCGGACGCCCTCGAGCTCCGCCTCCGGCTCCAGCTGGATGCGGTGGCGCAGCACGGGCAGGACCATCGCCTGCACGTGGTCGGGGGTGATCGAGCCGTAGCCGTTGAGCCAGGCCCAGGCGCGGGACGCCGCGAGCAGGGCGGTCGAGCCGCGGGGGCTGGTGCCGAGCTTGACGCTCGGGCTCTCGCGGGTGGCGCGGGCGAGGTCGACGATGTAGCCGAGGACGTCGGGACCGGCTCCGACTCGCCGGGCCGAGGCCTGGGCGGCGCGCAGACGGGCGGCGTCGAGCACGGGTCGCACGCCCGCGGCGTCGAGGTCGCGCGGGTCGAAGCCCGCGGCGTGGCGCGAGAGCACCTCCACCTCGACGTCGCGCGGCGGGATGTCGAGCACGAGCTTGAGCAGGAACCGGTCCAGCTGGGCCTCCGGGAGCACGTAGGTCCCCTCGTACTCGACCGGGTTCTGGGTGGCGGCGACGAGGAACGGGTCCGGCAGAGGCAGGGTGCGCCCGTCGACGCTGACCTGGCGCTCCTCCATCGCCTCGAGGAGCGCGGCCTGGGTCTTCGGCGGCGTGCGGTTGATCTCGTCCGCCAGCAGGAGGTTCGTGAAGACCGGGCCCTCGCGGAAGGCGAAGCCGGAGGTGGAGGCGTCGTAGACGAGGGAGCCGGTGATGTCGCCGGGCATCAGGTCCGGCGTGAACTGCACCCGGCGGGTGTCGAGGCCGAGCGAGACGGACAGGGCGCGCACGAGCAGCGTCTTCGCGACTCCGGGGACGCCCTCGAGCAGGACGTGGCCGCCCGCGAGGAGGGCGATCAGGAGCCCGGAGACGGCGCCGTCCTGGCCGACGACCGCGCGGCCGACCTCGGAGCGGACCCGGTCGAGCTCGGCGCGCAGGTCGTCGTCGGAGACCGGCGCTCCGTCGCGGGCGGAGGGGGTGGTGTCGCTCATCGGGAGGGGCCTTCCGGTCGTCGGGCGGTCGTCGGGGAGAGGGCGGCGCGGAGCGCGCTCTCGAAGCGGAGGAGCTCGTCGGAGGCGGCGACGAGGGCGGCGTCGTCGCCCGGCAGGTCGTCGACGAGCAGACGGCGCAGCGCGGCCTGATCGCGGCCGAGGCGCTCGGCGGCGACGGCGACGATCTCGTCGACCCCGGTCGCCGGAGCGAGTCCCAGGAGCGCGGCCGTCCGCCGGAGGGTGCCGATGCGCAGTGCGTCGAGGGCGCGGGGCCGCAGGGCTCCGCGCGCGTAGAGCCGCGCGCGGCCGCGGGCCGTCTCGCTCGCATGCACGACGACCGGCAGCGGCTCGACCGCGAGCGGGCCGAGCCGGCGGCCGCGCCAGACGGCGGAGGCGACGAACACGGCCACCAGCAGCAGGAGAGCCGGAGTCACCCAGCCGGGGGCGAGGTCGGCGGGTGCAGGGGTGGTGCTCGCCGAGTCGGCGGCTCCGGCGCGGTACCAGACCAGCCGGTCCTCACCGCCGAGCAGTCCGAGTGCGAGAGCGGCGCGGCCGTCCTGGCCGATGGTGCCGTTGCGGAGGAGGTCGGCGTCGCCGATCGCGGTGACGTCGGCGCCCTGCGGGAACCCGGTGCTCACGAGCAGGAAGCCGTCGTCGCCCGAGGGGAAGCAGCCGACCGCGTCGCCGTCGTCGAGGATCCGGTACGTGTTCCCTCCGGCGGGAAGCGTCCCGGCGCGCTCGGCCGCCGGGAGCGGGCACTCGGCGCGGAAGGGGCCGTCGCCGGCCGGGGAGCCGGCGAAGCGGACGTCCGGCAGCAGGGCGTCGAGCGCGGCTCCTCCCGGGGTCACCAGGACGAGCGAGGCCGAGGCGCGGGCGAGCCGGCGGTACTGGGCCTCGTCGAGGGCCACGTCCGGGTCGTCGACGAGCAGTGTCGCGTCGGAGGAGGAGGCGGCGAGAGCGGAGTCCAGGTCGTCGGCGCGGACGACCTCGACGCCCTGATCGCGCAGCACCTGGGCGAGCGCGCGGGCGCCGTCCGGGGTCGCGCTGTCGACGTCGAGGTCCGGGGCGGCCACCCGGGTCCCGGTCGCGACGGTGAGCAGCAGAGTGCCGACCGCGACGATCACGAGGAGGAGCACCCACACCCGTCCGCGGCGCAGCAGTGCGCCGAGGGTCGGGCTGGAGACCGTGTCGGCGCTCACCGGGGCGCCGCCAGGGCGTCCAGGACCGGCGAGGCCGCGGCGAGCCCGCGGTCCAGAGCCGCGACCCGCTCGTACTCGGCCGGGCCGCAGGGCTGCCCGAGGTAGCGCACGCGGTCGAAGTCGTCGGCTGTGCGGCGCAGCGCGGCGGCGGAGGAGGGGAAGGCCGCAGAGGCGCGCGACGCCAGGCCGAGCGCGGTCGTGCCGGGCGAGACCCGCAGGACGGTCCGCTCGTCGAGGGAGCGCACCAGGGCGCGGAAGCGCTCGACGAGCGCCTCGTCCCAGTCCCCGCGGGCGGCCGCGGCCTCGGCGAGCGAGCGGAGGGTCGCGGCCGAGCGGGTGTCGTCGTCGGCGAGCACCGCTCCCGTGACGGTGCTGCGGCGACCGGCGCGGGGCCGTCCCGCGATGACGAGCGCGGCGACCACGAGCGCCACCAGCACCAGCACGCCGATCACGGCGGCGATCGGCACCGGCGGGCCGTCGCCCTGCAGCGTGAGGGAGGCGAACCAGTCGCGCACCGCCTGCACCACCCGGTCGAAGAGGGTCGGCTCGGCCGCCCGGTAGCGCGGGTCGGCGAGCTCCTCGAGGAGGAGTCGGCGCGCCTGCTCCGCGTCGGGCTCGAGAGGGGCCGCGGCGAGGATCACGGGCGCTCCGGCACGGGGAAGGGATCGGGGGAGGGGCGGCCCGCCGCGCGCTCCTCGACGTGGCGCATCAGCACCAGGTCGAAGCCCTCGCGGCGCATCCGTCGGTCGAGGTAGACCAGGCCCGTCACGGCCGACTGGAGCACGGTGCCGACGGCGCCGATCACGAAGCCCACGGCGACGGAGGCGATCGTCACCACGAGCGAGGTGACGAGCTGCGCGTCCGGGTCGGTCGGGGCGATCAGGGCGCCGGCGATCGGGATGAGCAGGCTGAACGGCGTGGCCACGATCTGGCCGGCGACCTGGATGATCACGGTCATCAGCGCGAGCGCGCCGAAGGTGCGCCAGAAGCCGCCCGCCACCAGCCGCCAGGAGCGCGCCACCGCACGGCGCAGCGGCAGCCGCTCGACGACGATCAGGCTCGGAACCAGGGCGAGCTTCGTCGACAGCCAGACCCCCAGCGCGAGGGCGACCAGGCCGGAGCCGACGAGCACCAGGATCCCGCCGACGATCGCGCTCGACGTCCCGTCCATCGCTCCGATGACGAACAGCGGCACGGCGAGCGCCACGGCGAGGAGCACCAGGAGGAGGTAGCCGACGCCCTGCAGGACCGTCCAGCCGATCAGCGCCCAGAAGCGGCCCCGCAGCCGGGCGAGCAGCTGTCGGAAGGTCGCCCGCTCGCCGAGGACGCCGCGGGTGACCTCGAGCACGACCACGCCCTGCACGAGGGCACCGCTGGCGAGCGAGACGGCGAGGGGGATGAGGGCGGCCAGGACCACGACCGCGAGGGAGCCCGCGCCGACGGCGTCGCGGTCGGCGGACTCCGCCTGCGCGATGCGCCCGACGGCGAGCACCGCGATCAAGCCGTAGACCGCCAGGGCGAGCACCGACCCGAGGCCCTGCACCAGCAGGGCGACGCCCAGGGTCGTGCGGGGGCTGCGGCGGAGGACCTGGAACGGGGCGCCGAGCAGGGTGCCGAAGCCGAGCGGGCGCAGCGGCACGAGACCGGGCTTGGGCGGGGGAGTCCAGCCGGGCGCGGGGCGTCCGGGCGACCAGGGGCCGGCGCCGGCGGGCGACCAGGAGCCCCCGGCGGGACCGGTCGGTACGGGACCTGCGCTCGGCGGCGCGGGCGACCAGGCCGGGGCGACGGGAGCGGGCAGCGGCCTGCGCCGGTCGCCGTCCTGCGCCGGGACGGCCGCGTCGTCCGGACGCCCTGCGGGCGGGGGCCACTGAGCTGCGTCGGTCATCCCCTCCATGCTGTCACAGGCGTGCGGGCGGGGTCCTCCCCCGAGCGGACCCCCTTCGCCCGCAGAGCCCGCTCCCCGCCCACGGAGAGGTGCGTCGGTTAGCCTGGGTCGGGTCACCGTGCGCGCCGTGGGCGGGCGCGACCCGAGACGAGGAAGAGCAGACCGATGAGCGCGCGCATTCTGGTGGTCGACGACGACGCCGCCCTGGCCGAGATGATCGGCATCGTCCTGCGCGCCGACGGGTACGACGTCTCCTTCTGCGCGGACGGCTCCGGCGCCCTCGAGGCCTTCCGGCGGGCCCGGCCGGACCTGGTCCTGCTCGACCTGATGCTGCCCGGGATCGACGGGATCGAAGTGTGCCGCGCGATCCGCGCAGAATCCGGTGTCCCCGTCATCATGCTGACGGCCAAGTCCGACACCTCCGACGTCGTGCAGGGCCTCGAGTCCGGCGCCGACGACTACATGGTCAAGCCGTTCGACCCCAAGGAGCTCGTCGCGCGCATCAGGACGCGCCTGCGTCCCGCCACCGCCGCCGCGAACGCGGTGCTGCAGGTCGGGGACCTGAGCCTCGACGTCGCCGGCCACGAGGTCCGCCGCGGCGAGACGCGCATCGGCCTGACCCCGCTCGAGTTCGACCTCCTCCTCGCCCTCGCCTCCAAGCCCCAGCAGGTCTTCACCCGCGAGATGCTGCTCGAGCAGGTCTGGGGCTACCACTACAAGGCCGACACCCGCCTCGTGAACGTGCACGTCCAGCGCCTGCGCGCCAAGGTCGAGAAGGACCCGGACGACCCCCGCATCGTGATGACCGTGCGCGGCGTCGGCTACCGCGCCGGCGCCGTCCTCCCGGGCTGACCGTGCCGCGCCTCGCCGCTCCCGACGTGCGCCGGTGGCCCCGCCGCGTGCTCGGGGTGTGGCGCACGTCGCTGCAGTTCCGCGCGGTCGCGATCACGGTCCTGCTCAGCGGCATCGCCATCGGCTCGACCGGCGTCTACCTCTCGTACAGCATCAGCGACAACCTGTTCCAGTCGCGGCTGACGCAGGTCACGGGCGACACGTCGCGCGCGACCCGGGCCGCGCAGGGCTACCTCGACGCCGCCACCGTCTCCACCCGCCAGGACATGGAGGAGGTGATGAGCTCGGTGCGCACCGCCGTCCGGGACGCCTCCTCCTCCGCGCTGATCGCCGTCGTGCGCTCGCCCGACCAGGAGGCGTCCTCGCTGGCGCCCCAGGACATCTACAACCGCGAGCTCCAGAACGGCGTGATCAGCGACGCGCTGCGCGAGCGGGTGCAGGCGGGCTCCGACGGGCAGTACTGGCAGTCGGTGACGCTCGACGCCTCCGGTCAGCAGCAGCCCGGCATCCTCGTCGGCTCGACCCTCGAGCTGCCGAGCTCGGCCGGGCGCTACGAGCTGTACATCGGCTACTCCCTCGCGGACGCGGAGCGCACGCTCCAGTTCGTGCAGCAGGTGCTCAACGTGGCGGGGATCCTGCTCATCCTGCTGATCGGAGCGGT
This window harbors:
- a CDS encoding metallopeptidase family protein, which encodes MPRARRSAARPTSGSRGGSRDRHGRGARGPITGPHLPLLQTRSDFFEATIGSAFDYLRGTWPEELARIRVDVAATPDVDPDRLQGTGIARWRVDHAARRITLYRVPIERLAKLHRRDEWHQRMLIESYVFRAVAELLGRDPWDISPDRYRHP
- a CDS encoding DUF3499 family protein produces the protein MTGRHCSRTGCRAQAVVTLTYDYRDSLVAVGPLSPAPDPHGYDLCAEHDRRLLVPRGWETVRYGAGPA
- a CDS encoding DUF58 domain-containing protein, which gives rise to MHLTGRSVLVLLVGLVPVVLLGGRPEVAFAVLGLWLLAWAVLVGIDVAVAGSPRAVVLERRVPDRVRLGERTEATLLVTSTGRRRITGVLRDAWEPSAGALETRSSLRLPPGERRAVTTVLEPLRRGERRALHVTIRSRGPLGLAGRQATRAAPAVVRVLPAFRSRRHLPSRLARLRELEGRTSVMIRGQGTEFDSLREYVRGDDVRSLDWRATARRREPVVRTWRPERDRRVIVVLDTGRTSAARIEDEPRLDTAIEASLLLAALAASAGDRVDVLAFDRTRRARVHGATGTEVLTRVVDALAPVQPQLIETDWAAVPAQVRTLASQRSLVVLLTALDSVGSAEGLLAVLPQLTRVHTVVVACALDPELQRMAEDRSDRAAVYSAAAAERSLADVDRLSAAVRRLGGDVVLGSPSALPPALADRYLALKAAGRL
- the mtrA gene encoding MtrAB system response regulator MtrA, which codes for MSARILVVDDDAALAEMIGIVLRADGYDVSFCADGSGALEAFRRARPDLVLLDLMLPGIDGIEVCRAIRAESGVPVIMLTAKSDTSDVVQGLESGADDYMVKPFDPKELVARIRTRLRPATAAANAVLQVGDLSLDVAGHEVRRGETRIGLTPLEFDLLLALASKPQQVFTREMLLEQVWGYHYKADTRLVNVHVQRLRAKVEKDPDDPRIVMTVRGVGYRAGAVLPG
- a CDS encoding MoxR family ATPase, whose protein sequence is MSDTTPSARDGAPVSDDDLRAELDRVRSEVGRAVVGQDGAVSGLLIALLAGGHVLLEGVPGVAKTLLVRALSVSLGLDTRRVQFTPDLMPGDITGSLVYDASTSGFAFREGPVFTNLLLADEINRTPPKTQAALLEAMEERQVSVDGRTLPLPDPFLVAATQNPVEYEGTYVLPEAQLDRFLLKLVLDIPPRDVEVEVLSRHAAGFDPRDLDAAGVRPVLDAARLRAAQASARRVGAGPDVLGYIVDLARATRESPSVKLGTSPRGSTALLAASRAWAWLNGYGSITPDHVQAMVLPVLRHRIQLEPEAELEGVRTEAVLGGILQQVRVPV
- a CDS encoding RDD family protein; the encoded protein is MEEQRTEFDDADLITGEAIALEVPVTSFVLRAVGAIIDLIAELLLALGLFLLVSSLSGDGGLDPAASAAVAIAALVIAVVIVPVTVETASRGRSLGKLTVGARVVRDDGGSIGFRHALVRGLTGVLEILMTFGGLAAVVGLLSRRSRRLGDVLAGTHSQLERVPRAEPLVVEIPEPLRGWAVTADTARLPDALARRLAQFLRQRHGMTEPSRSQLAAALADETAVHVSPLPAAPAEDFLLAVAALRRAREERALLLSDQRLERLAPVLSSTPRGFPERP
- a CDS encoding DUF4350 domain-containing protein; this encodes MSADTVSSPTLGALLRRGRVWVLLLVIVAVGTLLLTVATGTRVAAPDLDVDSATPDGARALAQVLRDQGVEVVRADDLDSALAASSSDATLLVDDPDVALDEAQYRRLARASASLVLVTPGGAALDALLPDVRFAGSPAGDGPFRAECPLPAAERAGTLPAGGNTYRILDDGDAVGCFPSGDDGFLLVSTGFPQGADVTAIGDADLLRNGTIGQDGRAALALGLLGGEDRLVWYRAGAADSASTTPAPADLAPGWVTPALLLLVAVFVASAVWRGRRLGPLAVEPLPVVVHASETARGRARLYARGALRPRALDALRIGTLRRTAALLGLAPATGVDEIVAVAAERLGRDQAALRRLLVDDLPGDDAALVAASDELLRFESALRAALSPTTARRPEGPSR
- a CDS encoding DUF4129 domain-containing protein, which translates into the protein MILAAAPLEPDAEQARRLLLEELADPRYRAAEPTLFDRVVQAVRDWFASLTLQGDGPPVPIAAVIGVLVLVALVVAALVIAGRPRAGRRSTVTGAVLADDDTRSAATLRSLAEAAAARGDWDEALVERFRALVRSLDERTVLRVSPGTTALGLASRASAAFPSSAAALRRTADDFDRVRYLGQPCGPAEYERVAALDRGLAAASPVLDALAAPR
- a CDS encoding stage II sporulation protein M; translation: MDIDALSAARTAQWTRLDELSRRRRLTGAEADELIERYQAASADLATISSTAGSTAVGTRLAVSLSRARGRLTGTRDEPLAAVSRFVVLSLPAALHRLRWLTLAVALATAVVATLYALWILGDPRLLAALGDDEELRRFARGDFIDYYSENPAASFAGQVWTNNAWIAAQCVAFGIVGVYVPYILLQNAQNLGTSIAVMFHVGEGDTFFLYIAPHGQLELTAVFVAAAAGLRIFWAWIAPGARTRGQALAEDARSLFTVAIGLVFVLLVSGVIEGFVTPAPWPWWLKIGIGALALGAFLFYMIVVGGRAVRAGETGDLDRFEAGSRSIAAG